A window of Polaromonas hydrogenivorans contains these coding sequences:
- the mraZ gene encoding division/cell wall cluster transcriptional repressor MraZ, which translates to MFQGASFLALDAKGRLSVPARHRDALGTSHSGQFTITKHPHGCLMIFPLVEWEKFRERIASLPMQAQWWKRIFLGNAMDAEMDATGRILVSPELRKAAGISKDAVLLGMGNYFELWDAATYAAQEAEQMKGEMPDVFKDFSF; encoded by the coding sequence GTGTTTCAAGGTGCGTCATTTCTGGCTCTCGATGCAAAAGGCCGGCTTTCCGTGCCTGCCCGTCACCGGGACGCGTTGGGCACAAGTCATTCTGGCCAATTCACCATCACCAAACACCCGCACGGCTGCCTCATGATTTTTCCCTTGGTCGAATGGGAAAAATTTCGCGAGCGTATCGCTTCACTGCCCATGCAGGCTCAGTGGTGGAAACGGATTTTTTTGGGAAATGCCATGGATGCCGAGATGGATGCGACCGGTCGCATCCTGGTTTCGCCTGAACTGCGCAAGGCCGCCGGCATCAGCAAGGATGCGGTTTTGCTGGGCATGGGCAATTATTTTGAACTCTGGGACGCTGCAACCTATGCGGCGCAGGAGGCCGAGCAGATGAAGGGCGAAATGCCCGATGTCTTTAAAGATTTTTCTTTTTGA
- the rsmH gene encoding 16S rRNA (cytosine(1402)-N(4))-methyltransferase RsmH, whose translation MVKGTWTHRTVLLNEAITALQVNPDGHYIDATFGRGGHSRLLLSQLSAFGRVTAFDKDLDAIAEAQSIDDPRFSIRHQGFMHLNQMPQASVAGVLMDLGVSSPQIDNPERGFSFRNEGPLDMRMDTTRGQSVAEWLQDASIEAMTEVIRDYGEERFASLVAKAIDRRRQEHGPLQTTAELADVVASAVKTREPGKDPATRTFQALRIFINAELEELQQALQASLKVLQPGGRLVVISFHSLEDRIVKQFIAAHSREVYDRRAPFAAPKVMQLKALGRTKASEEEVAGNPRSRSAVMRVAERTGEAA comes from the coding sequence ATGGTGAAGGGCACATGGACACACCGCACCGTCCTGTTGAACGAAGCCATCACGGCGCTTCAGGTCAACCCGGACGGTCATTACATCGACGCGACTTTTGGTCGCGGAGGACATTCACGCCTGCTGCTGTCGCAACTGTCGGCGTTCGGCCGCGTGACGGCCTTTGACAAGGATCTTGACGCTATTGCAGAGGCCCAATCCATCGACGACCCGAGGTTTTCAATCCGCCATCAGGGTTTCATGCATCTGAACCAGATGCCGCAGGCCAGCGTAGCGGGCGTGCTGATGGACCTGGGCGTGAGTTCACCCCAGATTGACAACCCGGAACGCGGTTTTTCCTTCCGCAATGAAGGCCCCCTGGACATGCGCATGGACACCACGCGCGGCCAGAGCGTGGCCGAGTGGCTGCAGGATGCGTCCATCGAAGCCATGACAGAGGTGATCCGCGACTATGGCGAAGAGCGCTTTGCCAGTCTGGTGGCCAAGGCGATTGACAGGCGCCGGCAGGAACATGGTCCGCTTCAGACCACCGCCGAACTGGCTGACGTCGTGGCCAGTGCGGTCAAGACCCGCGAGCCGGGCAAGGATCCGGCAACGCGCACCTTCCAGGCACTGCGGATTTTCATCAACGCAGAACTCGAAGAACTGCAGCAGGCGCTGCAGGCTTCGCTCAAGGTGCTGCAGCCGGGCGGCCGCCTGGTGGTGATCAGCTTTCATTCGCTGGAAGACCGTATCGTCAAGCAATTTATCGCAGCGCATTCGCGCGAAGTGTATGACCGGCGTGCGCCCTTTGCCGCGCCCAAAGTCATGCAACTCAAGGCGCTGGGGCGCACCAAGGCAAGCGAAGAGGAAGTTGCCGGCAATCCACGCTCGCGCAGCGCCGTGATGCGGGTCGCCGAGCGTACGGGAGAAGCCGCATGA
- the ftsL gene encoding cell division protein FtsL translates to MGRLNFVLLLAVLVSALYLVQTQYESRRLYVELEKAAAQSRKIETESERLQVEKRSEATPLKIEKLARDRLQMRTTTPAITEYVKYKSAADVASAAGQKAQP, encoded by the coding sequence ATGGGTCGCCTGAATTTTGTGCTGTTGCTGGCCGTACTGGTCAGCGCGCTGTATCTGGTGCAGACCCAGTATGAGTCGCGGCGTCTTTACGTGGAGCTTGAAAAGGCCGCCGCGCAGAGCCGCAAGATAGAAACCGAGAGTGAGCGACTGCAGGTGGAAAAGCGTTCTGAAGCGACTCCTTTGAAAATCGAGAAACTGGCCAGGGATCGTCTGCAGATGCGTACGACCACCCCTGCCATTACCGAGTACGTCAAGTACAAGTCCGCGGCCGATGTGGCGTCGGCTGCCGGGCAGAAGGCGCAGCCATGA
- a CDS encoding peptidoglycan D,D-transpeptidase FtsI family protein has translation MSSKSVLYTSSPLLASKTPVWRSKLIVALIALAFTGLAVRAAYIQVYANAFFQRQGQVRFARTLELPANRGRILDRNGLILASSVPASSIWAIPEDVKASPAQLADLAKLLEMPLAELNKKLGDEDKTFVWVKRQLDEPVAQKIHALGIPGIYQRKEYKRKYPEGETIAHIVGFTNVEDKGQEGIELTFNKELSGKAGSRRVIKDRLGRVVEGVGEQVPPVDGKDIQLSVDSKVQFFAYQKLRDAVIARKAKAGSVVVIDTITGEVLALANYPSYVPDKRQNLTGEQLRNRAVTDTFEPGSTMKPITVAMALEAGRIKPQTLIETGPGRFSIGGFTISDTHNYGTLTVEGVIQKSSNVGALKIAQKMTPHEMWDTYVALGYGQKPKIEFPGAVSGRLRPWKTWRPVEQATMAYGYGLSASLFQMAHSYTSFAHDGQIIPATMLKRSEPAVGVKVFSPENARAVRRMLQMAAAPGGTGQLAQTVGYSVGGKSGTAHKQVGKGYASNKYRAWFTGMAPIESPRIIVGVMIDEPSDGKYFGGIAAAPVFSEVVQQTLRMMGVQPDVSVKPQIITQTVEESF, from the coding sequence ATGAGCAGCAAAAGCGTTCTCTACACCTCAAGCCCGTTGCTGGCCAGCAAAACGCCTGTCTGGCGCAGCAAGCTCATCGTGGCATTGATTGCGCTGGCGTTTACAGGCCTGGCCGTCAGGGCAGCCTATATCCAGGTGTATGCCAACGCGTTTTTCCAGCGGCAGGGCCAGGTGCGGTTTGCACGGACCCTGGAGTTGCCCGCCAACCGGGGCCGCATCCTGGACCGCAATGGGCTGATTCTGGCCTCCAGCGTCCCCGCCTCCAGCATCTGGGCCATCCCTGAAGATGTCAAGGCCAGTCCCGCCCAGCTTGCCGACCTCGCCAAATTGCTTGAAATGCCCCTGGCCGAGCTGAACAAGAAGCTCGGCGACGAGGACAAGACTTTTGTCTGGGTCAAACGCCAGCTCGATGAGCCGGTGGCCCAGAAAATCCATGCGCTCGGCATTCCCGGCATTTACCAGCGCAAGGAATACAAGCGCAAATATCCCGAAGGTGAAACCATCGCGCACATCGTCGGGTTCACCAATGTGGAAGACAAGGGACAGGAAGGCATCGAGCTGACCTTCAATAAAGAGCTTTCAGGCAAGGCCGGCTCACGGCGCGTCATCAAGGACCGGCTGGGCCGTGTGGTCGAGGGCGTTGGCGAGCAGGTTCCGCCGGTTGACGGAAAAGACATCCAGCTCAGCGTTGACAGCAAGGTGCAGTTTTTTGCCTATCAGAAGTTGCGTGATGCGGTGATCGCGCGCAAGGCCAAGGCCGGCAGCGTGGTGGTGATCGACACGATCACTGGCGAAGTGCTGGCGCTGGCCAATTATCCAAGCTATGTGCCTGACAAGCGCCAGAACCTGACCGGCGAGCAACTGCGCAACCGGGCGGTGACTGACACCTTCGAGCCCGGCTCAACGATGAAGCCGATCACCGTGGCCATGGCGCTGGAGGCTGGCCGCATCAAGCCGCAGACCCTGATTGAAACCGGCCCCGGCCGCTTTAGCATCGGTGGCTTCACCATCAGCGACACCCACAACTACGGCACCTTGACCGTCGAGGGTGTGATCCAGAAGTCCAGCAATGTTGGCGCGCTGAAAATCGCGCAGAAGATGACGCCGCACGAGATGTGGGATACCTATGTGGCCCTCGGCTACGGCCAGAAACCAAAGATCGAGTTTCCCGGTGCGGTGTCGGGCCGGCTGCGGCCCTGGAAGACCTGGCGGCCGGTTGAGCAGGCCACCATGGCTTATGGCTACGGACTGTCGGCGTCGCTGTTCCAGATGGCGCATTCCTACACCTCTTTTGCCCACGACGGCCAGATCATTCCGGCCACCATGCTCAAGAGAAGTGAGCCCGCTGTCGGCGTCAAGGTATTTTCTCCAGAAAATGCGCGCGCCGTGCGCCGGATGCTCCAGATGGCGGCAGCACCAGGCGGCACGGGCCAGCTTGCCCAGACCGTCGGCTACTCGGTCGGCGGCAAGTCGGGCACGGCGCACAAGCAGGTCGGCAAAGGCTATGCAAGCAACAAATACCGCGCCTGGTTTACCGGCATGGCACCGATTGAATCGCCGCGCATCATCGTCGGCGTCATGATCGACGAGCCGAGCGATGGAAAATACTTCGGCGGCATTGCCGCCGCGCCGGTGTTCAGCGAAGTGGTTCAGCAAACGCTGCGCATGATGGGCGTGCAGCCCGACGTGAGCGTGAAACCGCAAATCATCACGCAGACGGTGGAGGAGTCGTTTTGA
- a CDS encoding UDP-N-acetylmuramoyl-L-alanyl-D-glutamate--2,6-diaminopimelate ligase, with protein sequence MQLHTPEQAARWLHERVTGTLSADSRKAGKGDGFIAWPGAATDGRNYVNAALAAGASACLVEHAGAQAYGFNDERVATYAGLKAATGSMAAAYFGAPSEQLQVTAITGTNGKTSTAWWLAQALGRLGRKCGIVGTLGIGEPGAMVANGLTTPDPVLLQQQLRRFADEGFAACALEASSIGLEEGRLDGTHIQIAVFTNFTQDHLDYHASMPDYWRAKQMLFNWPGLRVAVINVDDSRGLELSAALAGTSLDIWTLSCAGPARLQAQAICQGAHDLSFDVVEGGERHKISTPMVGLYNVSNLLGVMASLRAMDVPLADAVAACADLLPVPGRTETLAVPGLPLVVIDYAHTPDALEKVLTALNPVAQGRGGRLWCVFGCGGDRDTGKRALMAAAAEKNADQLVITSDNPRSEDPMTIIGQMLKGLSRPQAAHVQEDRRAAIAHALQLAQPQDVVLLAGKGHENYQEIKGVKFAFSDRDQAQAILDALAGTRQAEEAA encoded by the coding sequence ATGCAACTTCACACCCCTGAGCAAGCCGCCCGCTGGCTGCATGAGCGCGTCACAGGTACGCTCTCGGCCGACAGCCGCAAGGCGGGCAAGGGCGACGGCTTCATTGCCTGGCCGGGTGCGGCCACCGATGGCCGCAACTATGTCAATGCCGCCCTGGCTGCCGGAGCAAGCGCCTGCCTGGTCGAACATGCGGGCGCGCAGGCTTACGGTTTCAATGATGAGCGGGTTGCAACTTATGCAGGACTCAAGGCGGCAACCGGCTCGATGGCTGCTGCTTATTTTGGGGCACCCAGCGAGCAGTTGCAGGTAACGGCCATCACCGGCACCAATGGCAAGACCTCCACAGCCTGGTGGCTGGCGCAGGCCCTCGGCCGGCTGGGCCGCAAATGCGGCATTGTCGGAACGCTGGGTATTGGTGAGCCCGGCGCCATGGTGGCCAACGGGCTGACAACGCCTGACCCTGTGCTGCTGCAGCAGCAACTGCGGCGTTTTGCGGATGAAGGCTTCGCCGCTTGTGCCCTTGAAGCCTCTTCGATTGGCCTTGAAGAGGGGCGCCTGGATGGAACACACATACAGATTGCTGTTTTCACCAATTTCACCCAGGACCATCTCGACTACCACGCGTCCATGCCGGACTACTGGCGCGCCAAGCAGATGCTGTTCAACTGGCCCGGCCTGCGCGTGGCTGTCATCAATGTGGACGATAGCCGGGGCCTGGAACTGAGCGCTGCGCTGGCGGGTACTTCGCTGGATATCTGGACCTTGTCGTGCGCCGGTCCTGCACGGCTTCAGGCTCAGGCCATCTGCCAGGGCGCGCATGACTTGAGCTTTGACGTGGTTGAAGGCGGCGAGCGCCACAAAATTTCAACCCCCATGGTCGGCCTCTACAACGTGTCGAATTTGCTTGGCGTCATGGCCAGCCTGCGGGCAATGGATGTGCCGCTGGCCGACGCCGTGGCGGCCTGTGCCGACCTGTTGCCCGTGCCCGGTCGCACCGAAACCCTGGCAGTTCCCGGTCTGCCCTTGGTTGTCATTGATTACGCGCACACGCCCGATGCACTTGAAAAAGTGCTGACGGCGCTCAACCCGGTTGCACAGGGCCGGGGCGGCCGGCTCTGGTGTGTTTTTGGCTGCGGCGGTGACCGTGATACCGGCAAACGCGCCTTGATGGCGGCGGCGGCGGAAAAAAATGCAGATCAGCTGGTGATCACCAGCGACAACCCGCGCAGTGAAGACCCCATGACCATCATCGGGCAGATGCTCAAGGGGCTGAGCCGGCCACAGGCCGCGCATGTGCAGGAAGACCGGCGTGCCGCCATAGCCCATGCGCTGCAACTCGCCCAGCCGCAGGATGTCGTCCTGCTGGCGGGCAAAGGACATGAAAACTATCAGGAGATCAAGGGAGTGAAGTTTGCATTTTCTGACCGGGACCAGGCGCAAGCCATCCTGGATGCCTTGGCGGGAACGCGCCAGGCGGAGGAGGCCGCATGA
- a CDS encoding UDP-N-acetylmuramoyl-tripeptide--D-alanyl-D-alanine ligase: MMSLQQALGCLPSARLVGDGHVVPLRVHTDTRSLQPGDLFVALKGEHFDAHEFLPQARALGAVAAIAQHGLREAGLPGLEVADTRLALGQLAAGWRSQFGLPLIAVTGSNGKTTVTQMIAAILRAWKPDAAFATEGNLNNDIGVPLTLLRLRASHQIGVIELGMNHPGEIAYLANLARPSVALVNNAQREHLEFMATVEAVAQENGSVLASLDADGIAVFPADDVYTAVWRRLAGERQVLTFALAAPADVTASARWEGDGWQVEAQTPSGSIEFSLHIAGRHNVKNALAATASALAAGVPLSFIAAGLSAFVPVKGRSRALSVPLQGRSLTLIDDTYNANPDSMQVAIQVLAELPGPRLLVMGDMGEVGSQGPQFHDEAGRNAHALGIEKLFTLGEQSQGASAAFGEGRHCSDMAELTAAVLAELPYIASVLVKGSRFMKMESIVQAVVAAGSDLQPYEKKEPHAA; the protein is encoded by the coding sequence ATGATGAGCTTGCAGCAAGCCCTGGGCTGCTTGCCGTCGGCCCGGCTGGTGGGCGATGGCCATGTCGTGCCCCTGCGGGTTCATACCGACACGCGCAGCCTGCAGCCCGGCGACCTGTTCGTGGCGCTCAAGGGCGAGCATTTCGATGCGCATGAATTTCTGCCGCAAGCCAGGGCGCTGGGCGCCGTGGCTGCCATCGCCCAGCATGGTTTGCGGGAGGCCGGGTTGCCCGGTCTCGAAGTCGCGGACACCCGGCTGGCGTTGGGCCAGCTTGCCGCCGGCTGGCGTTCGCAATTCGGCCTGCCGCTGATTGCCGTCACCGGAAGTAACGGGAAAACCACCGTGACGCAGATGATCGCGGCCATTTTGCGGGCCTGGAAACCGGACGCAGCCTTTGCGACCGAGGGCAACCTCAACAATGACATCGGCGTGCCGCTGACGCTGCTGCGCCTGCGCGCTTCGCACCAGATCGGCGTGATCGAGCTGGGAATGAACCATCCCGGCGAAATCGCCTATCTGGCCAATTTGGCCAGGCCCTCGGTGGCGCTGGTCAACAACGCCCAGCGGGAACACCTTGAGTTCATGGCAACGGTGGAAGCGGTTGCCCAGGAAAACGGTTCCGTGCTGGCGTCGCTTGATGCGGACGGGATTGCAGTTTTTCCGGCGGACGACGTTTACACCGCTGTCTGGCGCCGTCTGGCGGGAGAGCGGCAGGTGCTGACTTTTGCGCTTGCTGCGCCAGCCGATGTGACTGCCAGCGCTCGCTGGGAAGGCGATGGCTGGCAGGTAGAAGCTCAAACTCCTTCTGGTTCGATTGAATTTTCACTGCATATCGCAGGGCGGCACAACGTCAAAAATGCATTGGCCGCAACCGCCAGCGCACTTGCGGCCGGTGTGCCGCTGTCTTTCATCGCCGCCGGCCTGTCAGCGTTTGTGCCGGTCAAGGGCCGCTCGCGCGCCCTGTCGGTCCCGCTGCAGGGGCGCAGCCTGACCCTGATCGACGACACCTACAACGCCAATCCCGACTCCATGCAGGTGGCCATCCAGGTTCTGGCCGAGTTGCCCGGGCCGCGCCTGCTGGTCATGGGCGACATGGGCGAAGTCGGCAGCCAGGGTCCGCAATTTCACGACGAAGCCGGCCGCAACGCCCATGCACTGGGCATTGAAAAACTTTTCACGCTGGGCGAGCAGTCGCAAGGCGCAAGCGCCGCTTTTGGCGAAGGCCGCCATTGCAGCGACATGGCAGAACTGACCGCCGCCGTGCTGGCAGAGCTTCCTTATATCGCCAGCGTATTGGTAAAGGGTTCGCGATTCATGAAGATGGAAAGCATCGTTCAGGCCGTCGTGGCCGCCGGTAGCGATTTACAACCATACGAGAAGAAAGAGCCTCATGCTGCTTAG
- the mraY gene encoding phospho-N-acetylmuramoyl-pentapeptide-transferase: protein MLLSLAQWLQTISPELGFLRVFQYLTFRALMAAMTALLIGLLAGPFVIRRLISLKIGQPIREYAMQTHLSKSGTPTMGGVLILLAIGISTLLWFDLSNRFVWIVLLVTLGFGAIGWVDDWRKVVLKDPEGMRSREKYLWQSVVGLIAALYLVFSISESSNLRVLELFMNWVRSGLDVNLPPKAGLLVPFMKEISYPLGVFGFVILTYLVIVGSSNAVNLTDGLDGLAIMPVVMVGSSLGVFAYVTGSSVYSKYLLFPHIPGSGELLIFCAAMAGSGLAFLWFNTHPAQVFMGDVGALALGAALGTIAVIVRQEIVLAIMGGIFVVEALSVMLQVTWFKYTKRRYGQGRRLFQMAPLHHHFEKCGWKETQVVVRFWIITMLLCLVGLSTLKLR, encoded by the coding sequence ATGCTGCTTAGCCTGGCCCAATGGCTCCAGACCATTTCCCCTGAACTGGGATTCCTGCGGGTATTCCAGTACCTGACCTTTCGTGCCTTGATGGCTGCCATGACGGCGCTGCTGATTGGCCTGCTGGCCGGCCCTTTCGTCATTCGCCGGCTTATTTCACTCAAGATTGGCCAGCCGATCCGCGAATACGCGATGCAGACGCATTTGAGCAAGAGCGGCACGCCAACCATGGGCGGCGTGCTGATTTTGCTGGCCATCGGCATCTCGACCCTGCTGTGGTTCGACCTGTCCAACCGCTTTGTCTGGATCGTGCTGCTGGTCACCCTGGGTTTCGGCGCCATCGGCTGGGTCGATGACTGGCGCAAGGTGGTGCTCAAGGATCCGGAAGGCATGCGTTCGCGTGAAAAATATCTCTGGCAATCGGTCGTTGGGCTGATTGCCGCCCTGTACCTCGTGTTCAGCATCTCCGAGAGTTCCAATCTTCGGGTGCTGGAGTTGTTCATGAACTGGGTGCGCTCGGGGCTGGATGTCAATCTGCCGCCCAAGGCCGGTTTGCTGGTGCCCTTCATGAAGGAGATCAGCTATCCGCTGGGCGTGTTCGGGTTTGTGATCCTGACCTATCTGGTGATCGTCGGCTCCAGCAATGCCGTCAACCTGACCGACGGACTCGATGGGCTGGCCATCATGCCGGTGGTCATGGTCGGCTCGTCGCTGGGCGTGTTTGCCTATGTGACCGGCAGCTCGGTCTATTCCAAATACCTGTTGTTCCCGCACATTCCGGGCTCGGGCGAACTGCTGATTTTTTGTGCCGCCATGGCCGGTTCCGGGCTGGCATTCTTGTGGTTCAACACCCATCCGGCACAGGTCTTCATGGGCGACGTGGGCGCGCTGGCGCTGGGTGCGGCGCTGGGCACCATCGCCGTCATCGTGCGCCAGGAAATCGTGCTGGCCATCATGGGCGGGATTTTTGTCGTCGAGGCCCTGTCAGTCATGTTGCAAGTGACCTGGTTCAAATACACCAAGCGGCGCTACGGGCAGGGCCGACGGCTTTTCCAGATGGCACCGCTGCATCATCATTTTGAAAAATGCGGCTGGAAGGAAACCCAGGTGGTTGTCCGTTTCTGGATCATCACCATGCTGCTGTGCCTGGTGGGCCTTTCAACGCTCAAGCTCAGATGA
- the murD gene encoding UDP-N-acetylmuramoyl-L-alanine--D-glutamate ligase, with the protein MKNLAHQNILVLGLGASGLALARWCARCGAHVTVADTRPAPPQLASLQAGVPAARFVTSPMDEALLAGTAFDLVLKSPGLSPASISGVVAAAQAQGIPCGNELSLFAQALADLKEDQAYAPKVIGITGTNGKTTVTSLTGQLIERAGKSVAVAGNIGPTLLDTLTDKLDEHARDQSAALPEFWVLELSSFQLDGVTNFEPDVATVLNITQDHLDWHETLSAYAAAKSHVYGRGGLMLLNRNDPLVMTAVPALVKGKPGRSYLTFGGDAPKRPGDYGIETVNGMAWLVRAAEADETIKRRKAEELVLHIQRLMPLEALRIQGRHNATNALAALGLAVAVGCPLAPMLHGLREYRGEPHRVESVAVLEGIEYFDDSKGTNVGATVAALAGLGSERKLVLILGGEGKGQDFSPLADPVARYVRAVVLIGRDAPLIRAALQGSRTELLDAASMQDAVSLAAAQARPGDAVLMSPACASFDMFDNYEHRARVFCDAVQELAVEQGAVL; encoded by the coding sequence ATGAAAAACCTGGCGCATCAAAACATTCTTGTCCTGGGGCTGGGTGCTTCGGGCTTGGCGCTGGCGCGCTGGTGCGCCCGCTGCGGCGCGCATGTCACCGTGGCCGATACGCGGCCCGCGCCGCCGCAGCTGGCGTCCTTGCAAGCCGGTGTGCCAGCGGCCAGATTTGTGACTTCCCCGATGGACGAGGCGCTGCTGGCTGGCACTGCCTTCGATCTGGTTTTGAAAAGCCCTGGCCTGTCGCCTGCCTCCATCAGCGGTGTGGTGGCGGCAGCCCAGGCGCAAGGCATTCCTTGCGGCAATGAACTCAGCCTGTTTGCACAGGCACTGGCCGACTTGAAGGAAGACCAGGCTTATGCGCCGAAGGTGATCGGCATCACCGGCACCAATGGCAAAACCACGGTGACCTCGCTGACCGGCCAGCTCATTGAGCGCGCCGGGAAATCGGTGGCGGTCGCCGGCAATATCGGCCCGACGCTGCTGGACACCCTGACCGACAAGCTTGACGAGCATGCCCGTGATCAGTCGGCGGCACTGCCTGAATTCTGGGTGCTGGAGCTGTCCAGCTTCCAGCTGGATGGTGTGACGAACTTCGAGCCTGACGTGGCAACGGTCCTGAACATCACCCAGGATCACTTGGACTGGCATGAAACCCTGTCGGCTTATGCCGCTGCCAAGTCGCATGTCTATGGCCGCGGTGGACTCATGCTGCTCAATCGCAATGATCCCCTGGTGATGACGGCAGTGCCCGCACTGGTGAAGGGCAAACCAGGCCGCAGCTACCTGACGTTTGGCGGCGATGCGCCCAAGCGTCCCGGCGACTACGGGATTGAAACCGTCAACGGCATGGCCTGGCTGGTGCGGGCGGCCGAGGCCGATGAAACCATCAAGCGCCGCAAGGCTGAAGAGCTGGTGCTGCACATCCAGCGCCTGATGCCACTCGAAGCCCTGCGTATCCAGGGCCGCCACAACGCCACCAATGCGCTGGCCGCGCTCGGCCTGGCGGTTGCCGTGGGTTGTCCGCTGGCGCCCATGCTGCATGGCCTGCGCGAATACCGGGGCGAGCCGCACCGGGTTGAATCCGTGGCCGTGCTGGAGGGGATTGAGTATTTTGACGACAGCAAGGGCACCAATGTCGGCGCCACGGTCGCGGCGCTGGCCGGCCTGGGCAGCGAGCGCAAGCTGGTGCTGATTCTGGGCGGCGAAGGCAAGGGACAGGATTTTTCGCCGCTGGCCGATCCGGTGGCGCGTTATGTCCGTGCCGTGGTGCTGATAGGCCGTGACGCGCCGCTTATCCGGGCCGCACTGCAAGGCAGCCGGACAGAACTGCTGGACGCCGCGTCCATGCAGGACGCGGTCAGCCTGGCGGCTGCCCAGGCCCGGCCGGGCGACGCGGTGCTGATGTCGCCGGCCTGCGCCAGTTTTGACATGTTCGACAACTATGAGCACCGCGCCCGGGTCTTTTGCGATGCGGTGCAGGAACTGGCTGTGGAACAGGGGGCTGTGCTGTGA
- the ftsW gene encoding putative lipid II flippase FtsW, with product MTAKTRPSNWRSGWFSGFGKAASDALPVRLGGRSLPVKLATPVRLAGLDWALVWVTVALLLSGLIMVYSASVAMPDNPKFARYAHTFFLTRHVFSLVMAALAAYLAFQIPMSTWEKYAPWLFLASLVLLVLVLVPFIGKGVNGARRWIPLGFMNFQPSELAKFAVLLYAANYMVRKMDVKERFFRAVLPMAFAVGIVGVLLLAEPDMGAFMVISVIAMGILFLGGVNARMFFVISAVVVVAFGMMVMLSEWRRERIFAYMDPWNEKYSMGKGYQLSHSLIAFGRGEIFGVGLGGSIEKLHWLPEAHTDFLMAVIGEEFGLIGVLVVIGLFLWMIRRIIHIGRQSIALDRLFSGLVAQGVGIWMGFQTFINIGVNLGALPTKGLTLPLMSYGGSAIVMNLIALGVVLRIDYENRVLMRGGRV from the coding sequence GTGACCGCCAAAACACGTCCTTCCAACTGGAGATCCGGCTGGTTTTCAGGTTTCGGCAAGGCCGCTTCGGATGCCTTGCCGGTCCGCCTGGGCGGTCGCAGCCTTCCCGTCAAGCTGGCAACGCCGGTTCGCCTGGCAGGCCTGGACTGGGCGCTGGTCTGGGTCACGGTGGCCTTGCTGCTGTCGGGACTGATCATGGTGTATTCGGCCTCGGTGGCCATGCCTGACAACCCCAAGTTTGCGCGCTATGCCCATACCTTTTTCCTGACACGGCATGTGTTTTCGCTGGTCATGGCTGCGCTCGCGGCCTATCTGGCGTTTCAGATACCGATGTCAACCTGGGAAAAGTACGCTCCCTGGCTGTTTCTGGCTTCCCTGGTGCTGCTGGTGCTGGTGCTGGTTCCCTTTATCGGCAAGGGCGTCAATGGCGCGCGGCGCTGGATTCCCCTGGGGTTCATGAACTTCCAGCCCTCGGAACTGGCGAAATTCGCCGTGCTTCTGTATGCCGCCAATTACATGGTGCGCAAGATGGACGTCAAGGAACGCTTCTTTCGCGCTGTGCTGCCGATGGCCTTTGCGGTCGGTATTGTTGGCGTGCTGCTGCTGGCCGAACCTGACATGGGTGCTTTCATGGTGATTTCGGTCATTGCCATGGGGATTCTCTTTCTGGGCGGCGTCAATGCCCGGATGTTCTTTGTCATTTCAGCCGTGGTGGTGGTGGCTTTTGGCATGATGGTGATGCTCAGTGAATGGCGGCGCGAGCGGATTTTTGCCTATATGGACCCGTGGAACGAAAAATACTCCATGGGCAAGGGCTACCAGCTTTCGCATTCGCTGATTGCCTTTGGCCGGGGTGAAATCTTTGGCGTTGGCCTGGGTGGCAGCATCGAAAAACTGCACTGGCTGCCTGAAGCGCATACCGACTTCCTGATGGCCGTGATCGGCGAAGAGTTTGGACTCATTGGCGTGCTGGTGGTGATTGGCCTGTTCCTGTGGATGATTCGCCGCATCATCCACATTGGCCGCCAGTCCATCGCGCTTGACCGGCTGTTCTCCGGGCTGGTGGCCCAGGGTGTCGGCATCTGGATGGGTTTTCAGACCTTCATCAACATCGGCGTGAACCTGGGTGCCTTGCCCACCAAGGGCCTGACGCTGCCGCTGATGAGCTACGGCGGATCGGCCATCGTGATGAATCTGATTGCGCTGGGTGTGGTGCTCAGGATCGACTACGAGAACCGCGTTCTGATGCGCGGAGGCCGCGTATGA